The following coding sequences lie in one Nocardioides sambongensis genomic window:
- a CDS encoding molybdopterin-dependent oxidoreductase, whose product MVSADDWTLTIDGDVDEEITLTFDDLLAMDLIERDITLTCVSNTVGGPYAGGARWLGVRLTDVLDRAGVGGTADQILSTDVDGMTISTPLALATDGRDAMLAVGMNGEALPREHGFPVRMVVPGLYGFISATKWVTRLTLTTYAEQSAYWTDRDWATDAPIKPSARIDTPAALADIDAGEVVIGGVAWAQFDKGVKRVQVRIDGGPWTDAELGPDAGNVYWRQWFHKWQAESGSHRIAARTLTGDGETQTAVRAEPFPDGASGVHELIVNVA is encoded by the coding sequence GTGGTCAGTGCCGACGACTGGACGCTGACCATCGACGGCGACGTCGACGAGGAGATCACGCTGACCTTCGACGACCTGCTCGCGATGGACCTGATCGAACGGGACATCACGCTGACCTGCGTCTCCAACACGGTCGGCGGCCCCTACGCGGGCGGTGCCCGGTGGTTGGGCGTGCGGCTGACCGACGTACTCGACCGCGCCGGCGTCGGCGGCACCGCCGATCAGATCCTCTCCACCGACGTGGACGGGATGACCATCAGCACACCGCTGGCCCTGGCCACCGACGGCCGCGACGCGATGCTCGCGGTCGGGATGAACGGCGAGGCGCTGCCCCGCGAGCACGGCTTCCCGGTGCGGATGGTGGTGCCCGGCCTCTACGGCTTCATCTCCGCCACCAAGTGGGTCACCCGACTCACCCTGACCACGTACGCCGAGCAGTCGGCGTACTGGACCGACCGCGACTGGGCCACCGACGCCCCGATCAAGCCCTCGGCCCGGATCGACACCCCCGCCGCTCTCGCCGACATCGACGCGGGCGAGGTGGTCATCGGCGGCGTCGCGTGGGCTCAGTTCGACAAGGGTGTGAAGCGCGTCCAGGTCCGTATCGACGGCGGCCCGTGGACCGATGCCGAGCTCGGGCCGGACGCGGGCAACGTCTACTGGCGCCAGTGGTTCCACAAGTGGCAGGCCGAGTCCGGCTCGCACCGGATCGCCGCACGCACCCTGACCGGTGACGGGGAGACCCAGACCGCGGTCCGGGCGGAGCCGTTCCCCGACGGCGCCAGCGGCGTCCACGAGCTGATCGTCAATGTCGCCTGA
- a CDS encoding fasciclin domain-containing protein — protein MNHFKLPLRRTAGVAAALALSVSLAACGSDDESADDSGSGDTTSETSESPMDEGSESMDDSTGAMTETFGPACSEIPTDGEGSLDGMVDDTVATAASNNPLLSTLVTAVSSIDGLADTLNGAEALTVFAPYNGAFEELGQKNVNALVKDAKKNGQDSDLYAVLAHHVVGENATADAVVGEHDTLAGDTVTVEGDPESGMTVSDGDVTANVLCGNIPTANATVYVIDQVMTGVK, from the coding sequence ATGAACCACTTCAAGCTCCCCCTCCGCCGTACCGCCGGTGTCGCCGCAGCGCTGGCGCTCTCGGTGTCCCTGGCCGCGTGCGGCAGTGACGACGAGAGCGCGGACGACTCCGGCTCCGGCGACACCACCAGCGAGACCAGCGAGTCCCCGATGGACGAGGGCTCGGAGAGCATGGACGACAGCACCGGCGCGATGACCGAGACGTTCGGCCCGGCCTGCTCGGAGATCCCCACCGACGGTGAGGGCTCCCTGGACGGCATGGTGGACGACACGGTGGCCACCGCGGCGAGCAACAACCCGCTGCTCAGCACGCTGGTGACCGCGGTCAGCTCGATCGACGGCCTCGCCGACACCCTCAACGGCGCCGAGGCGCTGACCGTGTTCGCGCCCTACAACGGCGCCTTCGAGGAGCTCGGCCAGAAGAACGTCAACGCGCTGGTCAAGGACGCCAAGAAGAACGGCCAGGACTCCGACCTCTACGCCGTGCTGGCCCACCACGTGGTCGGCGAGAACGCCACCGCGGACGCCGTGGTCGGTGAGCACGACACGCTGGCCGGCGACACGGTGACCGTCGAGGGCGACCCGGAGTCCGGGATGACCGTCTCCGACGGCGACGTCACCGCCAACGTGCTGTGCGGCAACATCCCGACCGCCAACGCCACGGTGTACGTGATCGACCAGGTGATGACCGGGGTCAAGTGA
- the sigK gene encoding ECF RNA polymerase sigma factor SigK, which produces MDPVRSGADGAPDQGAPLGADHTDLATELAALLNRSARGDREAFARLYDATSARVHGLVLRVVRDPAQAEEVTQETYLEVWRTASRFDSDRGSALSWLLTIGHRKAVDRVRSAEASSRRETTYHQRNHAVDHDATADAAHASLEAKRVRTALADLTAIQREAIELAYLGGYTHTEVAALLDLPVGTAKTRIRDGLIRLRDAIGVGR; this is translated from the coding sequence ATGGATCCGGTCCGCTCCGGCGCCGACGGCGCCCCCGACCAGGGGGCGCCGTTGGGCGCGGACCACACCGACCTCGCCACCGAGCTGGCGGCTCTGCTGAACCGCTCCGCGCGCGGTGACCGCGAGGCCTTCGCCCGCCTGTACGACGCCACGTCGGCGCGCGTGCACGGGCTGGTGCTCCGGGTGGTGCGTGACCCGGCCCAGGCCGAGGAGGTCACGCAGGAGACCTACCTCGAGGTCTGGCGGACCGCGAGCCGCTTCGACTCCGACCGGGGCAGCGCCCTCTCCTGGCTGCTGACCATCGGCCACCGCAAGGCGGTGGACCGGGTGCGATCCGCCGAGGCGTCCAGCCGCCGGGAGACGACGTACCACCAACGCAACCACGCGGTCGACCACGACGCGACCGCCGATGCGGCACATGCCTCGCTGGAGGCGAAGCGGGTGAGGACGGCACTGGCCGACCTCACCGCGATCCAGCGCGAGGCGATCGAGCTGGCCTATCTCGGGGGCTACACCCACACCGAGGTGGCCGCCCTGTTGGACCTGCCGGTGGGGACGGCGAAGACCAGGATCCGCGACGGCCTGATCCGGCTGCGCGACGCGATCGGAGTAGGACGATGA
- a CDS encoding FAD-dependent oxidoreductase, with product MHPRRVAVIGSGVAGLLAAHVASRTAEVTLYESDRRLGGHADTHRVPDPATGRELAIDTGFIVHNERTYPTLLRLFAELGVQSRPSEMSLSVSDRGTGVEWAGALGPRGLFPSGRNLRDPHYLRMLTEIPRFHRHAKRLLAGTDATPAGDLATLRSFLDAHGFTPYFRRHFMEPLVAAVWSTDPADALDYPAAYLFTFLDHHGMLGVFGSPTWRTVEGGSHAYVDAVAAALTAAGGKIALDAAVVAVNEHDDGVRVATESGTEEYDAAVIATHPAAALGMLAAPTAAQTEVLSAIPYAANTALLHTDTSLLPDAPAARASWNFRRPERLGGPVLVTYDLTRLQRLDTPQHYLVTLGGEHLVDPATVIARRAYEHPQYSPASVAAQARLPEIDTDRIVFAGAYHGWGFHEDGARSGLAAAERLGFSWPAGAVVPDLSVAAAGSPSPGSGVRRDPGRTAARTAYATTLTHTRRAPLRHRFRLHTRMWVVDLDDVAATRPPAGWRRGTFEGRDHFTGATTTIREGLDTFLAQAGLDLRGGRALMAAQPRALGHCFNPISVHWVWRSPDGPETGAAPDATVVEVHNTYGDRHAYLLDMDEDGRGEVDKAMYVSPFHGTDGRYVVHAPPPTGDPDGRLRLAVTLDPGDQTPEAGRFGAALTGRPAPEPRVALAGLRGTVSIHLHGVWLWLRRLPVQPRPTDHPAPHGARPGGKR from the coding sequence ATGCACCCCCGCCGCGTCGCGGTGATCGGCTCCGGCGTCGCCGGGCTCCTCGCCGCCCATGTCGCCTCCCGCACCGCCGAGGTCACCCTCTACGAGTCCGACCGGCGGTTGGGCGGCCACGCCGACACCCACCGGGTGCCCGACCCGGCGACCGGCCGGGAGCTGGCCATCGACACCGGGTTCATCGTCCACAACGAGCGCACCTACCCGACCCTGCTGCGGCTCTTCGCCGAGCTGGGCGTTCAGTCACGGCCCTCCGAGATGTCGCTGTCGGTCAGCGACCGCGGCACCGGGGTGGAGTGGGCCGGCGCGCTCGGTCCGCGCGGCCTCTTCCCGAGCGGCCGCAACCTGCGCGACCCGCACTACCTGCGGATGCTCACCGAGATCCCGCGCTTCCACCGGCACGCCAAGCGGCTCCTGGCCGGCACCGACGCGACACCGGCCGGGGACCTCGCCACGCTGCGCTCGTTCCTGGACGCGCACGGCTTCACGCCGTACTTCCGGCGGCACTTCATGGAGCCGCTGGTCGCCGCCGTCTGGTCGACCGACCCCGCCGACGCCCTGGACTACCCGGCCGCCTACCTGTTCACCTTCCTCGACCACCACGGGATGCTCGGCGTCTTCGGGTCGCCGACCTGGCGCACCGTGGAGGGCGGCTCGCACGCCTACGTCGACGCCGTCGCCGCCGCGCTCACCGCCGCCGGCGGCAAGATCGCCCTGGACGCCGCGGTGGTCGCGGTGAACGAGCACGACGACGGGGTGCGGGTCGCCACCGAGTCCGGCACCGAGGAGTACGACGCCGCGGTCATCGCCACCCACCCCGCCGCGGCGCTCGGGATGCTCGCCGCGCCCACGGCCGCGCAGACCGAGGTCCTCTCCGCGATCCCGTACGCCGCGAACACGGCGCTGCTGCACACCGACACCTCGCTGCTGCCCGATGCCCCCGCCGCCCGTGCCTCCTGGAACTTCCGGCGCCCCGAGCGGCTCGGCGGACCGGTGCTGGTCACCTACGACCTGACCCGGCTGCAGCGGCTGGACACCCCGCAGCACTACCTGGTGACGCTGGGCGGCGAGCACCTGGTCGACCCGGCCACGGTGATCGCGCGCCGCGCCTACGAGCACCCGCAGTACAGCCCGGCCTCGGTCGCCGCCCAGGCCCGGCTGCCCGAGATCGACACCGACCGGATCGTCTTCGCCGGCGCCTACCACGGGTGGGGCTTCCACGAGGACGGCGCGCGGTCCGGGCTGGCCGCGGCGGAGCGACTGGGCTTCTCGTGGCCGGCCGGCGCCGTCGTACCGGACCTCTCGGTCGCCGCTGCGGGCAGCCCGAGCCCGGGGAGCGGAGTACGCCGCGACCCCGGCCGCACCGCCGCTCGCACCGCCTACGCGACGACCCTCACCCACACCCGGCGTGCACCGCTGCGCCACCGCTTCCGGCTGCACACCCGGATGTGGGTGGTCGACCTCGACGACGTCGCCGCGACCCGGCCGCCGGCCGGATGGCGGCGCGGCACCTTCGAGGGCCGCGACCACTTCACCGGCGCGACCACGACGATCCGCGAGGGGCTGGACACCTTCCTGGCGCAGGCCGGGCTCGACCTGCGCGGCGGACGGGCCCTGATGGCGGCCCAGCCCCGCGCGCTGGGCCACTGCTTCAACCCGATCTCGGTGCACTGGGTCTGGCGCTCGCCCGACGGGCCGGAGACCGGCGCCGCCCCGGACGCGACGGTGGTCGAGGTGCACAACACCTACGGCGACCGGCACGCCTACCTGCTCGACATGGACGAGGACGGCCGGGGCGAGGTCGACAAGGCCATGTACGTCTCACCGTTCCACGGCACCGACGGGCGGTACGTCGTCCACGCGCCGCCGCCGACCGGCGACCCGGACGGGCGGCTGCGACTGGCGGTCACCCTCGACCCCGGCGACCAGACCCCCGAGGCCGGCCGCTTCGGCGCCGCGCTGACCGGGCGCCCGGCACCCGAGCCGCGGGTCGCGCTGGCCGGGCTGCGCGGCACCGTCTCGATCCACCTGCACGGGGTGTGGCTCTGGCTGCGCCGCCTCCCCGTCCAGCCCCGTCCCACCGATCACCCCGCTCCGCACGGAGCCCGTCCCGGAGGCAAGCGATGA
- a CDS encoding anti-sigma factor, translated as MTDHDQNLRPGELPAADLHRLSGAYAVDALDDMERARFERHLADCADCRAEVAELQETATLLATDEVAPPPDLRAAVLAGIETVRPLPPVAEPARPVEPARPAAAGRRSHRRVRWTHNRMFLAAAAVVLIALAAGTVWIRPWAGDGGDTIAAPTTTERVLEADDATRVRQDFPDGSTATVVVSRSEGRAVIVTEDMAAAPSGRVYQLWLQTPEGSMQPAGLMPDAPDATLLLDGDAADATAVGITVEPDGGSREPSSDPIALFTLET; from the coding sequence ATGACGGATCACGACCAGAACCTCAGGCCCGGCGAGCTGCCGGCCGCCGACCTGCACCGGCTCTCCGGGGCCTACGCGGTGGACGCGCTCGACGACATGGAGCGCGCCCGGTTCGAGCGGCACCTGGCCGACTGCGCCGACTGCCGCGCCGAGGTCGCCGAGCTGCAGGAGACGGCGACGCTGCTGGCCACCGACGAGGTCGCGCCGCCGCCGGACCTGCGCGCCGCCGTGCTCGCCGGGATCGAGACGGTCCGGCCGCTGCCGCCGGTCGCGGAACCTGCCCGGCCCGTCGAGCCGGCCCGGCCCGCCGCCGCGGGACGGCGCAGCCACCGGCGCGTGCGCTGGACCCACAACCGGATGTTCCTGGCCGCGGCCGCGGTGGTGCTGATCGCGCTCGCCGCCGGCACGGTCTGGATCCGCCCCTGGGCGGGGGACGGCGGGGACACGATCGCCGCGCCCACCACCACCGAGCGGGTCCTCGAGGCCGACGACGCCACCCGGGTCCGGCAGGACTTCCCGGACGGCTCGACCGCGACCGTGGTCGTCTCCCGCAGCGAGGGCCGCGCGGTGATCGTCACCGAGGACATGGCGGCCGCGCCGTCCGGACGGGTCTACCAGCTGTGGCTGCAGACCCCGGAGGGCTCCATGCAGCCGGCCGGGCTGATGCCCGACGCGCCCGACGCCACCCTCCTGCTCGACGGTGACGCCGCCGACGCCACCGCGGTGGGGATCACCGTCGAGCCCGACGGCGGCTCCCGGGAGCCGAGCAGCGACCCCATCGCGCTGTTCACCCTGGAGACCTGA